In a single window of the Solea solea chromosome 14, fSolSol10.1, whole genome shotgun sequence genome:
- the zgc:92907 gene encoding UDP-N-acetylglucosamine transferase subunit ALG13 homolog, with translation MKTVFVTVGTTSFDELIEHITSSEVVQALKARGYERLVLQVGRGSLLPAADSCPHITMEAFRFKDSIAEDMKQADLIISHAGAGSCLEALGAGKPLLVVVNDKLMNNHQMELARQLHLDSHLLYCTCSTLTETLSNMDLSVLQPFLPGQPKNFANFLDRALGVQ, from the exons ATGAAGACGGTGTTTGTAACTGTCGGCACCACGAGCTTCGATGAGCTAATCGAACACATCACTTCCTCGGAGGTCGTTCAG GCTTTAAAGGCTCGTGGATATGAGCGTCTGGTTCTTCAGGTTGGAAGAGGATCTCTTCTTCCAGCTGCTGACAGCTGTCCTCACATCACAATGGAGGCTTTTCGATTTAAAGACTCCATAGCAGAGGACATGAAGCAGGCTGACCTCATCATCAGCCACGCAG GGGCAGGAAGTTGTTTGGAGGCACTTGGTGCAGGCAAACCTCTGCTGGTCGTGGTCAATGACAAGCTGATGAACAACCACCAAATGGAGCTGGCCAGACAGTTACACCTGGACTCTCACCTGCTGTACTGCACATGCAG TACACTGACAGAGACTCTCTCAAACATGGATCTCTCTGTTCTTCAGCCCTTCTTACCTGGACAGCCGAAAAACTTTGCAAACTTTCTAGACAGAGCCCTCGGTGTGCAGTGA